Proteins from one Corynebacterium testudinoris genomic window:
- the secG gene encoding preprotein translocase subunit SecG, with translation MLLALQIILVLSATLMTVFVLLHKGKGGGLSSLFGGGVQSNLSGSTIVEKNLDRYTILMAVMWIACIVALNLMQAYAG, from the coding sequence ATGCTCCTCGCTCTTCAGATCATCCTCGTGCTGTCAGCCACGCTCATGACGGTGTTTGTTTTGCTGCACAAGGGTAAGGGTGGCGGCCTGTCGAGCCTGTTCGGTGGAGGCGTGCAGTCGAACCTGTCCGGTTCGACGATCGTGGAAAAGAACCTCGATCGTTACACCATCCTCATGGCCGTCATGTGGATTGCCTGCATCGTCGCACTCAACCTCATGCAGGCCTACGCTGGCTAA
- the tkt gene encoding transketolase yields the protein MTLSPELQALTERRYPADWAEIDTRAVDTVRVLAADAVQNVGSGHPGTAMSLAPLAYTLYQRVINHDPNDTEWVGRDRFVLSCGHTSLTQYIQLYLGGFGLELDDIKALRSWGSLTPGHPEVHHTRGVEITTGPLGQGLASAVGMAMASRRERGLFDPETPAGESPFDHFVYVIASDGDLQEGVTSEACSLAGTQELGNLIVFWDDNRISIEDDTQIAFTEDVVARYQAYGWQTIEIEGGENVAAIESAVVAAKADTSRPTFIRLRTIIGYPAPNLQNTGASHGAALGDAEVAATKEILGFDPAKNFDVSDEVISHTRQLAKRGAEKHAAWQKKFDAWAAAHPENKELFDRLTARELPAGFHESLPTWDADAKGVATRKASEAALQALGAVMPELWGGSADLAGSNNTVIKGSPSFGPKKISTDTWSAEPYGRNLHFGIREHAMGAILNGISLHGPTRPYGGTFLIFSDYMRPAVRLGSLMKCDAYYVWTHDSIGLGEDGPTHQPVETLAALRAIPGLSVIRPADANETAQAWAAALEYRESPKGLALTRQNVPVLEGTKEKAAEGVRRGAYVLVEGSKETPDVILLGTGSEVQLAVEAAAALESEGIAARVVSVPCMEWFAEQDAEYIESVLPAAVPARVSVEAGIAQPWYRWTGTHGRNVSLEHFGASAAYETLFEEFGITAAAVAAAAKESLAASK from the coding sequence GTGACCCTGTCACCCGAACTGCAGGCTCTGACCGAGCGCCGTTACCCCGCCGATTGGGCCGAGATCGACACCCGAGCGGTCGACACCGTCCGCGTCCTGGCGGCTGATGCAGTCCAGAACGTGGGATCCGGTCACCCGGGCACCGCGATGTCTCTCGCTCCCCTGGCGTACACGCTCTACCAGCGCGTGATCAACCACGACCCCAATGACACCGAGTGGGTCGGCCGCGATCGCTTCGTCCTGTCGTGTGGGCACACCTCCCTCACCCAGTACATCCAGCTGTACCTGGGCGGCTTCGGGCTCGAGCTCGATGACATCAAGGCCCTTCGCTCCTGGGGTTCGCTGACCCCGGGCCACCCCGAGGTCCACCACACCCGCGGCGTCGAGATCACCACCGGCCCGCTGGGCCAGGGCCTGGCATCGGCCGTCGGCATGGCAATGGCCTCGCGCCGCGAGCGCGGCCTCTTCGACCCGGAAACCCCGGCCGGTGAGTCCCCCTTCGACCACTTCGTCTACGTCATCGCCTCCGACGGTGACCTGCAGGAGGGCGTGACCTCTGAGGCCTGCTCGCTCGCCGGCACCCAGGAACTGGGCAACCTCATCGTCTTCTGGGATGACAACCGCATTTCCATCGAGGACGACACCCAGATTGCGTTCACCGAAGACGTGGTGGCTCGCTACCAGGCTTACGGTTGGCAGACCATCGAGATCGAGGGTGGCGAGAACGTGGCCGCCATCGAATCCGCCGTCGTCGCCGCCAAGGCAGACACCTCGCGCCCGACTTTCATCCGTCTGCGCACCATCATCGGCTACCCGGCTCCGAACCTGCAGAACACCGGCGCCTCCCACGGTGCCGCGCTGGGTGACGCCGAAGTGGCCGCAACAAAGGAGATCCTGGGCTTCGATCCGGCTAAGAACTTCGACGTGTCCGACGAGGTGATTTCTCACACCCGCCAGCTGGCGAAGCGTGGAGCCGAGAAGCATGCTGCGTGGCAGAAGAAGTTCGACGCCTGGGCAGCGGCCCACCCGGAGAACAAGGAACTGTTTGACCGCCTCACCGCCCGCGAACTGCCGGCCGGCTTCCACGAGTCCCTGCCCACCTGGGATGCGGACGCCAAGGGTGTGGCCACCCGCAAGGCCTCCGAGGCCGCACTGCAGGCCCTCGGCGCCGTCATGCCGGAACTCTGGGGTGGTTCTGCTGACCTCGCCGGCTCGAACAACACCGTGATCAAGGGCTCCCCCTCGTTCGGCCCGAAGAAGATTTCCACCGACACCTGGTCTGCGGAGCCCTATGGCCGCAACCTGCACTTTGGTATCCGCGAGCACGCCATGGGAGCCATCCTCAACGGCATCTCCCTCCACGGCCCCACCCGCCCCTACGGCGGCACCTTCCTCATCTTCTCTGACTACATGCGCCCGGCGGTTCGCCTGGGTTCGTTGATGAAGTGTGACGCTTACTATGTGTGGACCCACGACTCTATTGGTTTGGGCGAAGACGGCCCCACCCACCAGCCGGTGGAGACGCTGGCCGCCCTTCGTGCGATCCCGGGCCTGTCCGTCATCCGCCCGGCCGACGCCAACGAGACCGCTCAGGCATGGGCGGCCGCGCTGGAGTACCGCGAGTCCCCGAAGGGCCTGGCGTTGACCCGTCAGAACGTGCCCGTGTTGGAAGGCACGAAGGAGAAGGCCGCTGAGGGTGTGCGCCGTGGCGCATACGTTCTCGTCGAGGGCTCCAAGGAGACCCCGGACGTCATTCTGCTGGGTACCGGCTCTGAGGTGCAGCTGGCTGTTGAGGCGGCTGCCGCCTTGGAGTCGGAGGGCATTGCCGCTCGCGTCGTGTCCGTGCCGTGTATGGAGTGGTTCGCCGAGCAGGACGCCGAGTACATCGAGTCTGTCCTCCCGGCTGCCGTCCCGGCCCGAGTCTCTGTTGAAGCTGGCATTGCCCAGCCGTGGTACCGCTGGACCGGAACGCATGGCCGCAACGTCTCGCTCGAGCACTTCGGTGCTTCCGCCGCCTACGAAACGCTCTTCGAGGAGTTCGGCATCACCGCCGCAGCCGTCGCCGCTGCCGCCAAGGAATCCCTCGCCGCTTCCAAGTAA
- a CDS encoding quinone oxidoreductase family protein — MKAIQITQTGGPEVLHLRDIDAPVPSEDEVLVDVQVAGVNYIDTYYREGVYHAALPFVPGLEGTGRVAYDPRGEIAEGTVVAWCDAFGSYAEQVCVPRDRLVAVPEGVSPDVAASMLLQGITAQYLTNGVYDLKEGDSCLITAGAGGVGLLVTQMAAAKGARVFSVVSSDEKEKLALEAGATEVFRYSDNLAEVVRRRNDGVGVDVVYDGVGKDTFLESLEAVRPRGTVCLFGAASGLVEPFDPQLLNTHGSIFLTRPSIGAWTAGEGEFRMRAQAVTQAVVDGTLKFRVSSSYPLAEAAQAHRDLHARKTTGSIVLQVQD; from the coding sequence ATGAAGGCAATCCAGATAACCCAGACCGGCGGACCAGAGGTCCTACACCTGCGCGACATCGATGCACCCGTCCCCTCCGAGGACGAGGTGCTTGTCGACGTCCAGGTGGCAGGCGTCAACTACATCGACACGTACTACCGGGAAGGCGTCTACCACGCCGCACTCCCCTTCGTCCCCGGCTTGGAGGGCACCGGCCGGGTGGCCTACGACCCCCGCGGCGAGATCGCCGAAGGCACCGTCGTGGCGTGGTGTGACGCCTTTGGGTCCTACGCCGAGCAGGTGTGCGTGCCACGTGATCGCCTCGTCGCGGTGCCCGAAGGCGTGAGCCCCGACGTCGCCGCCTCCATGCTCCTCCAGGGCATTACCGCCCAGTACCTCACCAACGGCGTCTACGACCTCAAGGAGGGCGACTCCTGCCTCATCACCGCGGGTGCCGGCGGCGTCGGCCTGCTAGTCACCCAAATGGCGGCCGCCAAGGGAGCGCGCGTGTTCTCCGTCGTCTCCTCTGATGAGAAAGAGAAGCTGGCGCTGGAAGCAGGAGCGACCGAGGTCTTCCGCTACTCCGACAACCTCGCCGAGGTGGTTCGCCGCCGCAATGATGGAGTTGGCGTGGATGTGGTCTACGACGGCGTCGGCAAGGACACCTTCCTCGAGTCGCTCGAAGCTGTCCGCCCCCGCGGAACCGTGTGCCTGTTCGGCGCCGCCTCAGGTCTGGTAGAACCCTTCGATCCGCAGCTGCTAAACACCCACGGCTCCATCTTCCTCACTCGCCCCTCCATCGGTGCGTGGACTGCCGGTGAGGGAGAGTTCCGGATGCGGGCCCAGGCGGTCACCCAGGCCGTGGTGGACGGCACCCTGAAGTTCCGCGTGTCCAGCTCCTACCCGCTGGCCGAGGCAGCCCAAGCCCACCGGGATCTCCACGCCCGCAAGACCACCGGATCAATCGTGCTCCAGGTGCAGGACTAA
- the tal gene encoding transaldolase translates to MTYIDELASLGTSTWLDDLSRDRITSGNLEEVIETKSVVGVTTNPAIFAAAMSKGNAYDAQIAELKAAGAAVDEAVYAMSIDDVRDACDVFLPIFEKSGGRDGRVSIEVDPRISDDRDATIAQATELWKKVDRPNVMIKIPATDGSLPAITDALAAGISVNVTLIFSVARYRQVIIAYREGIQRAAENGHAVSDIFSVASFFVSRLDSEVDSRLEAIGTDEALALRGKAGVANAQRAYAVFQELGREGLPLGANVQRPLWASTGVKNPEYPATLYVTELAGPDTVNTMPEATIDAVLELGGLHGDTLDGAADEALTVFEQLSAVGIDMEDVFAVLEQEGVDKFVSAWQELLDSMETQLQ, encoded by the coding sequence ATGACTTATATTGACGAGCTAGCCTCGCTGGGTACGTCCACCTGGCTGGATGACCTCTCTCGCGATCGCATCACCTCCGGGAACCTCGAGGAGGTCATTGAGACCAAGTCGGTTGTGGGAGTGACCACGAACCCCGCCATTTTCGCCGCCGCCATGAGCAAGGGCAACGCCTACGACGCGCAGATCGCGGAGCTCAAGGCCGCCGGGGCCGCTGTCGACGAGGCTGTCTACGCCATGTCGATTGATGATGTCCGGGATGCCTGCGACGTTTTCCTCCCCATTTTTGAAAAGTCCGGGGGCCGCGACGGTCGCGTATCCATCGAGGTGGATCCGCGCATCTCTGATGACCGTGACGCCACCATCGCCCAGGCAACGGAGCTGTGGAAGAAGGTGGACCGCCCCAACGTGATGATCAAGATCCCGGCTACGGACGGCTCCCTTCCCGCTATCACCGACGCCCTGGCCGCTGGCATTTCCGTCAACGTGACCTTGATCTTCTCGGTGGCCCGATACCGCCAGGTCATCATCGCTTACCGCGAGGGCATTCAGCGCGCTGCCGAGAATGGCCACGCCGTGTCCGACATCTTCTCCGTTGCGTCCTTCTTCGTGTCCCGGCTGGATTCCGAGGTCGACTCTCGCCTCGAGGCCATCGGCACCGACGAGGCTCTGGCGTTGCGCGGCAAGGCTGGCGTTGCCAATGCTCAGCGTGCTTACGCGGTGTTCCAGGAACTCGGCCGTGAGGGCCTGCCGCTGGGTGCTAATGTGCAACGTCCACTGTGGGCCTCGACCGGGGTGAAGAACCCGGAGTACCCGGCAACCCTCTATGTGACTGAGCTGGCCGGACCCGACACCGTCAACACCATGCCGGAAGCAACTATCGACGCTGTTCTCGAACTCGGCGGCCTCCACGGCGACACCCTTGACGGTGCCGCCGACGAGGCGCTGACGGTGTTCGAGCAGTTGTCGGCCGTGGGCATCGACATGGAGGACGTGTTCGCAGTGCTGGAGCAGGAGGGCGTCGATAAGTTTGTGTCGGCGTGGCAGGAACTGCTCGACTCCATGGAAACCCAACTGCAGTAA
- a CDS encoding DUF1269 domain-containing protein, giving the protein MTDYAVAIVLPDNASTYQFYSTMKNSYDQLGVSASAIVERDDQGAVRVTEGDDTVTGEGIVGGSLLGLLVGVLGGPLGMLLGASVGAAGGAVFDAARVDTADDAITEFAGLVPAGRNAIIAETVESSTVALDAVVKDAGGTIVRRPIAEIVAEIEAQQQAVADAADAARDALREQRKQERHEKIEERIDALKARFSRNK; this is encoded by the coding sequence ATGACCGACTACGCAGTAGCAATTGTCCTGCCCGACAATGCTTCGACTTACCAGTTCTACTCAACGATGAAGAACTCCTACGACCAGCTCGGAGTCTCCGCATCTGCCATCGTCGAGCGCGATGACCAGGGCGCTGTCCGAGTCACCGAAGGCGATGACACCGTCACTGGCGAAGGCATCGTCGGCGGTTCCCTCCTCGGCCTGTTGGTCGGCGTTCTCGGCGGCCCACTCGGCATGCTCCTCGGAGCCTCAGTGGGTGCTGCTGGTGGCGCTGTCTTTGATGCCGCCCGCGTGGACACTGCGGACGATGCCATCACCGAGTTCGCTGGCCTCGTGCCCGCTGGCCGTAACGCCATCATCGCTGAGACTGTGGAAAGCAGCACTGTCGCCCTCGACGCAGTGGTGAAGGACGCCGGCGGTACCATCGTTCGCCGCCCGATCGCGGAGATCGTCGCTGAGATTGAGGCACAGCAGCAGGCTGTCGCTGACGCTGCCGATGCTGCTCGTGACGCCTTGCGTGAACAGCGCAAGCAAGAGCGCCACGAGAAGATTGAGGAGCGCATTGACGCCCTGAAGGCACGGTTCAGCCGCAATAAGTAG
- the zwf gene encoding glucose-6-phosphate dehydrogenase, giving the protein MASTDTEQWVNPLRDVHDKRLPRIAGPSGMVIFGVTGDLARKKLLPAVYDLANRGLLPAGFTLVGFGRRQWSKADFEAYVREAVEAGARTKFREHVWERLAEGAHFVEGNFDDAGFDQLAATLRDMDRTRGTSGNWAFYLSVPPDYFSTVCHQLERSGLAEATAESWRRVIIEKPFGHDEASARELNQVVNAVFPEESVFRIDHYLGKETVQNILALRFANQLFDPLWNSHYVDHVQITMAEDIGLGGRAGYYDGIGAARDVIQNHLIQLLALVAMEEPVTFDPTELQAEKVKVLRATSPVYPLSKTTARGQYASGWQGSEQVIGLREEEGFDVNSTTETYAACTLQINSRRWAGVPFFLRTGKRLGRRVTEIAVVFKEAPHQPFSERQTASLGRNAVVIRIQPDEGVLMRFGSKVPGSAMEVRDVNMDFSYAEAFTEESPEAYERLILDALLDESSLFPTNEEVELSWAILDPILEYWASQGQPEQYRSGTWGPASADRMLERTGRTWRRP; this is encoded by the coding sequence ATGGCCTCGACCGATACTGAGCAGTGGGTCAACCCGCTGCGCGATGTCCACGACAAGCGGCTCCCGCGGATCGCCGGGCCCTCCGGCATGGTGATCTTCGGCGTGACCGGTGACCTGGCACGCAAGAAGCTGCTTCCGGCAGTGTACGACCTTGCCAATCGTGGACTTTTGCCCGCCGGCTTCACGCTGGTGGGATTCGGTCGACGCCAGTGGAGCAAAGCCGACTTCGAGGCTTATGTCCGGGAGGCCGTCGAGGCCGGGGCGCGCACCAAGTTCCGCGAGCACGTGTGGGAACGCCTGGCGGAAGGCGCCCACTTCGTGGAGGGCAACTTCGACGATGCTGGTTTTGATCAGCTGGCCGCCACGTTGCGGGACATGGACCGCACGCGCGGCACCTCCGGAAACTGGGCGTTTTACCTATCCGTACCGCCGGACTACTTCTCTACGGTGTGCCACCAGCTCGAGCGTTCCGGGCTCGCGGAGGCAACGGCCGAATCCTGGCGCCGGGTGATCATTGAGAAGCCCTTCGGCCACGATGAGGCGAGTGCCCGCGAGCTGAACCAGGTGGTGAACGCGGTTTTCCCGGAGGAATCCGTCTTCCGCATCGACCACTACCTGGGCAAGGAAACCGTCCAGAACATTTTGGCGCTGCGCTTTGCCAACCAGCTCTTCGATCCGCTGTGGAACTCCCACTACGTTGACCACGTCCAGATCACCATGGCCGAAGACATCGGACTGGGTGGTCGCGCCGGATATTACGACGGAATCGGCGCCGCCCGCGACGTCATCCAGAACCACTTGATCCAGCTTCTCGCGCTCGTCGCGATGGAGGAGCCCGTCACCTTCGACCCGACGGAGCTCCAGGCGGAAAAGGTCAAGGTCCTGCGGGCCACCTCGCCGGTGTATCCGCTGAGCAAAACCACCGCCCGCGGTCAGTATGCCTCCGGCTGGCAGGGATCCGAGCAGGTCATCGGCCTGCGCGAGGAGGAAGGCTTCGACGTCAATTCGACGACCGAGACCTATGCCGCCTGCACCCTCCAGATCAACTCTCGGCGTTGGGCGGGGGTTCCCTTCTTCCTGCGCACCGGCAAGCGGTTGGGACGTCGCGTCACGGAGATCGCCGTCGTGTTCAAGGAGGCCCCGCACCAGCCGTTCTCTGAGCGACAGACCGCCTCACTCGGGCGCAACGCCGTGGTCATTCGCATCCAGCCGGACGAGGGCGTGCTCATGCGCTTCGGTTCCAAGGTGCCGGGGTCCGCCATGGAAGTCCGTGACGTCAACATGGATTTCTCCTACGCGGAAGCCTTCACCGAGGAATCCCCCGAGGCTTACGAGCGCCTCATCCTCGATGCCCTGCTCGATGAGTCCAGCCTCTTCCCCACCAATGAGGAGGTCGAACTATCTTGGGCAATTCTGGATCCGATCCTCGAATACTGGGCGTCCCAAGGCCAGCCTGAGCAGTACCGGTCCGGCACGTGGGGTCCTGCCAGCGCCGACCGCATGCTTGAGCGCACTGGCCGCACCTGGCGTCGCCCCTAA
- the pgl gene encoding 6-phosphogluconolactonase: protein MVTVRRVHDLDALISAASDDFVSVVNEAIASRGVARVILTGGGAGIGLLRRVRTLSDELDWSRIHVFFGDERNVELTHEESNERQAREALLDHVGIPAENIHGYGLDGSAMEPAVAAYTEVLSTFAPEGFDLHLLGMGHEGHINSLFPHSRAVSEEEKLVVAVDDSPKAPAERVTLTLPAVASADRVWLLVSGAEKAEAASHVIAGSPTVDWPAAGAHGRLETVLYLTDDAAEV from the coding sequence ATGGTCACCGTTCGCCGCGTCCACGACCTCGACGCCCTCATTTCCGCTGCCTCTGACGACTTCGTCTCCGTTGTCAATGAGGCCATCGCGTCGCGCGGGGTTGCCCGCGTTATCCTCACGGGTGGTGGGGCTGGCATCGGCCTGCTGCGCCGCGTGCGCACGCTGTCGGATGAGCTCGATTGGTCTCGCATTCACGTCTTCTTCGGCGACGAACGCAACGTGGAGCTGACCCACGAGGAATCCAACGAGCGGCAGGCCCGCGAGGCTCTCCTGGACCACGTGGGCATCCCTGCCGAGAACATCCACGGCTATGGGCTCGACGGCTCGGCCATGGAACCGGCAGTCGCTGCCTACACGGAGGTGCTCTCTACCTTCGCGCCGGAGGGCTTCGACCTTCACCTCCTCGGCATGGGCCACGAGGGCCACATCAACTCTCTCTTTCCACACTCCCGGGCCGTTTCGGAGGAGGAGAAACTAGTGGTGGCTGTCGATGACTCCCCCAAGGCTCCCGCCGAGCGAGTCACCCTCACGCTACCCGCCGTCGCCTCCGCTGACCGCGTCTGGCTGCTTGTCTCTGGCGCTGAGAAGGCCGAAGCCGCCAGCCATGTCATCGCGGGTTCGCCCACGGTGGACTGGCCTGCCGCGGGTGCGCACGGTCGCCTGGAGACCGTCCTGTACCTGACAGATGACGCCGCAGAGGTGTAG
- a CDS encoding COX15/CtaA family protein, translated as MVPSLKLQRILAMILLVSQGAITVTGSIVRVTGSGLGCNTWPNCHEGSLVPVQGAAPALHQAIEFGNRLLTFVLAAIAIAVFVAVLRAKRRREIIVYSVISGLGIVLQAVIGGISVHLELKWWAVAIHFLPSMVLVWIAALLYMRLAEPDDAAPVRLFSPIIRVFTVVSAVCLSLVLVTGTMVTGAGVHSGDAGAGMEGRLDVDIELMAYIHAASMYVYLAATLIIVWLLYSGKASVAAKRTAWVLVAMIMVQWAIGIIQFNLGIPRWTIPAHIAMSSVVVAFSAFLYAHGRRRIGSEPENAPVSL; from the coding sequence ATGGTCCCTTCGCTCAAGCTCCAGCGAATCCTGGCCATGATTTTGCTCGTATCGCAGGGGGCGATCACTGTCACCGGTTCGATCGTCCGCGTGACTGGTTCTGGCTTGGGCTGTAATACGTGGCCCAACTGCCACGAGGGTTCTCTCGTCCCCGTCCAAGGTGCTGCACCGGCGCTGCACCAGGCGATCGAGTTCGGTAACCGCCTGCTTACTTTCGTCCTCGCGGCGATCGCCATCGCGGTGTTCGTGGCGGTGCTCCGGGCGAAGCGGCGCCGCGAGATCATCGTCTACTCCGTGATCTCCGGGTTGGGCATCGTCCTCCAAGCTGTCATCGGCGGAATTTCCGTCCACCTGGAGCTCAAGTGGTGGGCGGTGGCCATTCACTTCCTGCCGTCGATGGTGTTGGTGTGGATTGCCGCCCTGTTGTACATGCGACTAGCCGAGCCCGATGACGCCGCGCCCGTCCGCTTGTTCTCCCCGATCATCCGGGTCTTCACCGTTGTCTCCGCGGTGTGCCTCAGCCTTGTCCTCGTCACCGGCACGATGGTGACGGGCGCGGGCGTCCACTCCGGTGATGCCGGGGCGGGCATGGAAGGCCGCCTCGACGTCGACATTGAGCTCATGGCCTACATCCACGCTGCGTCGATGTACGTCTATCTCGCGGCGACGTTGATCATCGTGTGGCTGCTGTATTCCGGCAAAGCATCGGTGGCCGCCAAGCGCACCGCGTGGGTACTTGTCGCGATGATCATGGTCCAATGGGCCATCGGCATCATTCAATTCAACCTGGGCATCCCGCGCTGGACCATCCCGGCTCACATCGCGATGTCCTCCGTTGTGGTCGCTTTCTCCGCGTTCCTCTACGCCCACGGCCGACGCCGAATCGGCTCTGAGCCGGAAAACGCACCCGTTTCTCTCTAG
- a CDS encoding glucose-6-phosphate dehydrogenase assembly protein OpcA has translation MIITLPDTTTRKIAASLLDARENNSQTTGRVLTLIVVAAMDDDVDHIISVTRDASHEHPARVIVLLTGVTEGEPHLNAEVRVGGHAGASEMVIMQITGELTQHLESVVTPLLLPDTPVVTWWPTAAPEDPSEHPLGQLAQRRITNSAHCATVGILERLRATYAPGDSDMVWSAITSWRGIVASSLDRYPHEDVEAVTLTGPPDTPAVDIAAGWLADRLGVPIIREITEPLIDARLFPIQTLRFDRASGPLTVDVLDHRTVRVAMPDSPESLVSMVVRSDADCLAEELRHLDPDLTYANALRGLTRVNYVI, from the coding sequence ATGATCATCACCCTGCCGGATACCACGACCCGGAAGATCGCCGCCAGCCTCCTGGACGCGCGGGAGAACAACTCGCAGACGACTGGCCGAGTGCTGACCCTCATCGTCGTCGCCGCGATGGACGACGATGTCGATCACATCATCTCCGTCACCCGCGATGCGTCCCACGAGCATCCCGCGCGTGTCATCGTGTTGCTCACCGGTGTCACGGAGGGTGAGCCGCACCTCAACGCCGAGGTCCGCGTCGGGGGGCACGCGGGCGCGTCGGAGATGGTCATCATGCAGATCACCGGCGAACTCACCCAGCACCTGGAGTCGGTGGTCACTCCCCTGCTGCTCCCGGATACCCCGGTGGTGACGTGGTGGCCGACCGCCGCCCCGGAGGATCCGTCGGAGCATCCCTTGGGTCAGCTCGCTCAGCGCCGCATCACCAACTCGGCGCATTGCGCGACGGTGGGCATCCTCGAGCGTCTTCGCGCGACCTATGCGCCGGGCGATTCGGACATGGTGTGGTCGGCGATCACCAGTTGGCGCGGCATCGTCGCTTCCTCCCTCGACCGCTATCCCCATGAAGACGTTGAGGCGGTCACCCTAACCGGCCCGCCTGACACCCCGGCGGTCGACATCGCAGCTGGCTGGCTCGCCGATCGACTCGGAGTGCCCATCATTCGGGAGATCACCGAGCCGCTTATCGACGCCCGCCTGTTCCCCATCCAAACACTTCGCTTCGACCGGGCCTCCGGCCCGCTCACTGTCGACGTCCTCGACCATCGCACCGTCCGCGTCGCCATGCCTGACAGCCCAGAATCGCTGGTGTCCATGGTCGTCCGTTCGGATGCCGATTGCCTCGCCGAGGAACTGCGCCACCTCGATCCCGATCTCACCTACGCCAATGCCCTCCGGGGGCTCACCCGCGTGAACTACGTCATTTAA